GCGCCATCGAGTTCATCGCCGCCAGCATGGCCCGCCACGACTTCATCCGGCTGGGCGTGATCCCGTTCGCCAACGGCCCGCGCCAGGCCGACCTGATGGTGGTCTCCGGCACGGTCACCGACAAGATGGCTCCCGCCGTGCGCCGGCTCTGGGAGCAGATGCCGGAGCCGAAATACGCCATCTCGTTCGGTGCCTGCTCCAACTCGGGTGGCCCGTACTGGGACTCGTACTGCGTGACAAAGGGCGTCGACCAGATCATCCCCATCGACGTCTATGTGCCCGGCTGCCCGCCCCGTCCCGAGGCGCTGCTCCAGGGCATCGTGAAGCTGCAGGAGAAGATCGCCACCGAGAACCTCTCCGCGCGTTACGGGTCGCGCCGTCGCGGGGCGGCGAGTCTGAGCCGCGGCCTGGTGTCGAAGGGCGCGCACGCGTGACCCCCCGGCCCGTCGAGGGTGACGTACTGGCGACCTGGTTCACCGCAGCACTTCGGAAGGCCGCCCCGGAAAACAGCGCCAACCCGGGAAGCCTCGCCGGCCCGGATAGCGGCGCTGACCTAGGGAGCCTGGCCGGCCCGGTTAGCAGCGCTGATCTGAAGAGCGGCAGCACCCAGGCAGGCCGCGAAGCCGATCCGGAGGGCGAAGGGTTGGCTGACCAGGAGGCCGGGGCTCCACTGGTCACGGTGAGCGTAGACGCCGCCGGCACCCCGGTGGTCGATGTTCCCGCCTCCGGCTGGGTCGCGGCGGCCACCTGCGCCCGTGACGAACTGGACCTCGACTTCCTCGACTGGCTCTCGGCGGTGGACGAGCCCGAGGGCGATCCGGCCGGGCTCGACGTGGTGCTGCACCTGGCCGGGTCCGACTCGTTCGGCTCGTCCGACCGCAGGGTGCGCCGCCTGCTGCTGCGCACCCGGGTGCCGAACCGAGACCTGAATCTGCCGAGCCTCACGTCGCTGTGGCCGGGTGTGGCCTGGCACGAGCGTGAGACCCACGAGATGTTCGGCCTGACCTTCACCGGCTTCTCCGACGGTTCGGGGGCCGGGCTGCGCCCACTGCTGCTGCCCGACGGTTTCGAGGGCACCCCGCTCCGCAAGTCGTTCGTCCTGGCCGCCCGCGCGGCGAAGGCCTGGCCCGGTGCCAAAGATCCCGGCGACTCCGGCGCCAAGGCCCCCACCCGCCGCAAGACCCTGCCCCCAGGAGTCCCGGACCCGTCCTGGGGCCCCCACGAACCAGGCACTCCACGAGAAGTCGCCTCCGAGCCACCCCGCCGAGCGTCACGGGCGGGCATTCCCGAGCGCCCCGCAAGGATCGCCCGGGCGACGAGTCGGGTAGTCAGGACGACAGAGGCTCCCATCGAGGCGACCGGGGCTCGCGCTTCTGTCGACCCGGCAAAGACTTCCGTTGTCCCCGCCGCGGCCGGCGCTCTCGCCCCTGCCAGTCCGTCCGAGCCGAACGAGACCGCCGCGTCCACTCCCGCGTCCACTCCCGCGTCCACTCCCGCGTCCACTGCCACCGACGATCCCTCGGCGCACACCGAGCTACCCGCGTCCACCCCCGAGCGCGACGCATGACCCTCGACGCCGGGCTGGTGGCCGAGATCGTGCTGCGCACGCTGGCCGTGCTGGTCGCGTTCCTCACCCTGCCGCTGGTGGTCGGGCAGACCGAGCACAAGGTGATGGCGCACATGCAGGGGCGGCTGGGCCCGATGTACGCCGGAGGGTTCCACGGGTGGGCGCAGCTCGTGGCCGACGGGGTGAAGTTCCTGCAGAAGGAAGACATCGTCCCGGACCGGGCCGATGCCGGCGTGTTCCGGCTGGCTCCCGGGGTGGCGCTGGTGCCTTATCTGGTGGCGATGGCGGTGATTCCGCTGAGCCCGGACTGGGTGGCGGCGGACGTGGACGCCGGGCTGCTGTTCGTCCTGGCCGCGAGCGCCGTCGCGGTGCTGGGCACCCTGATGGCGGGCTGGTCGAGCGGGAACAAGTACGCGCTGCTGGGGTCGATGCGTGCGGCCGCCCAGCTACTGGCCTACGAGCTGCCGCTGGTGCTGGCGGCGGCGAGCGTGGCGATGGCCGCGGGCACGCTGTCGCTGACGGGCATCGGTGAGGCCTGGCAGTGGTGGTGGCTGTTCTGGCAGGCCCCGGCCCTGATCGTGTTCGTGGTGGCAGGGCTGGCCGAGGTGCAGCGCCCGCCGTTCGACATGCCGATCGCCGACTCCGAGCTGGTGGCCGGTCCCTACACCGAGTACACCGGGCTGCGGTTCGCGTTGTTCCTGCTCAGCGAGTACGCGGGCATCGTGGTGCTGTCCGCGCTGACCGCGGTGCTGTTTCTCGGCGGCTGGCACGGCCCGTTCAGCGACACGCTGGGCCCGCTCTGGACGCTGCTGAAGACCGGGATGGTCGCGGTCGTCGTGATCTGGCTGCGGGTGGCCTGGCCACGCCTGCGGGAGGACCAGCTGCAACGGCTGGCCTGGGCGGGGCTCGTGCCCGTCGCCCTGGCCCAGCTGGCCCTCACCGCCGTGGTCGTCGTGGCCTGAGAACCAGGGCGTGTCCTGCGGATCATCGCCTACTGCGGGGTGCCCGGAGAGCCGTCTGGACGCGTCCGGTGTGGCCCCACGGAGGAACGCTACGAGCGGGCCCACCGGCCACGTCCAGCCCGGCTCACCGGGCACCTCCGCAGCTCACGGCGTGATCCGCAGGAAAGGCCCTAGTCCAGGTTCTTCACGAAGTGGAGCGCGCCTTCCTCGTGCTGGTAGAGCCCGAAGCCGGCGTGCGGCAGGTAGCCCGCGCTGCGGTACAGGGCCACGGCCTCCGGCTGCTTCGTGCCCGTCTCCAGGATCAGGCGGGTGTAGCCCAGGGCCATCGCGCGCAGCTCGGCCGAGGCCAGCAGGCGCCGGGCCAGGCCGTGACGGCGGAACCCGGGGCGCACGTACAACCGCTTCATCTCCACCGACCCCTCACCCTCGGCGGGGTTCCCCCGCAGGCCGACGCAGCCGGCGAGCTCGCCACCGGCCTCGGCGATGGTGAACAGGCCCGAGGGCGGAGCGAATTCGGCCGGGTCGACGGGGGTGTCGTCCGGTCCGCCGTAGCGGACGACGTACTCCTGCTGGACCTCGGCGATCAGGGAGACCGCTTCAGGGCTGTCGAACGGGACGTCACGGAAGACCAGATCGGTTACGGGGGAGTTGCTCACGGCTCCCATAGTTCCACGGGGTTGCCTTCGGGGTCGTGCACCCGGGCGAAGCGGCCGTTGGGATAGATCTCCTCGTCGACCTCGACGGCGATGCCGGCCCGCCGCAGCTGGGCCACCATCGCGTCCAGGTCGCGGACCCGGAAATTGACCATCCATTGCTGCTGGGGTCGCCCGAAGTGCTCGGCGTCGTCAGCGAATGCGGCGAAGACCGTCGGCCCGGACTGTGAAATCCAGGGCGCTTCTTCGTACGTCAAGGGCACTGGCGTCACGCCGAGGTGGTCTTCATACCAGGCGGCCAGTCTCTCCGGATCCTTGCTCCGGAAGAACAGTCCCCCGATGCCCGTCACGCGTTCCACAAATGGGAATACTGCCAGAAGGGCCGCGATCAGGCCGCTCGGAGTGGTTGGCGCATTCTGTTCCTGGGCGTCGCGGGCGCCTGGAAAAAGACAGAATGCGCAGGTCATGAATGGAATTATCGATCTCGCGAGGTAGCCGGATTTCGTGCTGAATTCGCTGGCCGTAGGGGCGTGGTGGCACGGATGGCGCACTATCGCTGCACTGCCGATGCCGTTCGGTGGCGCAGTGGCCCGGTGACGTTCTGGATGACGTGGCCGGACCTTTTTCGTGCGCATGAATTAATGACAGGTGTCGGGGTAGTGGTCGGTCGTACGGCCCGCTCCCATTTTTGTCATTGGGTGCCTAAAAGGGGGACGCCGAGGGCTCCGGCGGCCGGCGCGTGAGTGCGGTGGGTGTCCGCCTCCGTGGGGCGCCCGTGGGGCACTCGTGGGTTCAGAGACTCGCCCCCATCACTGTGGGTGACGGCGAGTGTTCGAGGGTAGAGCTGGATTCGCCGGATCCGGAGGCGCCGGTAAGGACAGCGGCTAATATCACTATTGGCCGTCCGGTCCCCGGGATCCGGTTTGCCGGGAGATCGGTCCGTGTCGGATGTGCCGTAATCCACCGCAATCGGAATATTGATGGTCATGCCGGTGGCGTGTACGTTCCGGCGCGGGCATTTGTCGGAACACGCTTGAGGTGGGTGACGTGGCGCGGCAGCAGGCTGAGATCCGGCGCGAGGAGATTCTCCGGGCCGCGGCGGCGGTGGTCGGGCGCAAGGGATTCGCGCGGACCCGGGTGGCCGATGTCGCGGCGGAGCTCGGAATCAGTGCCGGCCTGGTCTTTTACCATTTCGATTCCAAAGAGCGGCTGCTCTCCGAGGCATTTGTGATGGCCTCCGACCGCGATCTGGACGCCATGGACGCGGCGATTGCCGGCCCGGGCACCCACGCCGAGCGCGTGCGTAACGTGATCCGGCTCTACCAGCAGATCTCCTCCGACCCCGGCGACCGCGAGGTGTGGTCGCACAACATCGACGCCTGGGCCGAGGGCCGCTACACCGCCGAGATCCGCGAGGTGGTCCGCCGCAATGACGCGCGCTGGCGCCACGGCCTGACCCGGCTGGTCGCGGCCGGGGCTGAGGCCGGGGAGTTCACCTGCCCCGACCCGCAGGAGGCCGCGCTGCGGATCTGCGTGATGCTCGACGGGCTCGCGGTCGCCACCCAGGTCCGCGGCACGCTGGCGAAGGGCAGGGCGAGAGCATGGGCCGAGGAGCACGCCGCGCGAGAACTGGGGCTCCCGGCGCCGGTCTTCCCGGTGCAGCAGCTTCCACCCGCCCAGCGCTGACCCGTGAGGCGCGTCGCGCGAGTGACGTCGAACACGGCAAGATGCATCGGTGACCAACCCACAGCACGACGACGCGGGTAGCCCTGACGGCCACCGGCACGGCGTCGGCGGGGGCCTGGTCTCCGGGCTGGCCACCACGGCCCGGGCCCTGGCGCGGCACACCCACACGCAGGAGTACCCGGACGTCCGGCCCGATCTGCCTCCACGCAGCCGCGGGGTGATCGCCCTGCTCGCCGAGAACTGCACCAGTTGCATGCTGTGCGCCCGTGAGTGCCCGGACTGGTGCATCTACATCGAGTCGCACAAGGAAGAGGTCCCGGCTCCCGAGCCCGGCGGCCGTCCCCGGCAGAAGAACGTGCTGGACCGCTTCGCCATCGACTTCTCCCTGTGCATGTACTGCGGCATCTGCATCGAGGCCTGCCCGTTCGACGCGCTCTTCTGGAGCCCCGAGTTCGAGTACGCCGAGTTCGACATCCGCGACCTGCTGCACGAGAGCGACCGGCTCGAGAGCTGGATGGCCAGCGTCCCGCCCCCGCCCCTGCCCGACCCCGGAGCCGTCGAGGCGAAGGAGGTCGGCGTGGCGAGAACGGCCGCGGACAAGGCGATTGCGGCGTACGAGGCGTCCTTGGCGAGGAAGCGTGAGGCCGAGGACCCGGACGCCACCACCCCGATGGTGCCGGTGGACGACCAGGCGGGGGAGACGTCCATCAGCACGGACGAAACCACCGAGTTGCCCCCGGTGACCGACGAGACCCAGGTCTTGCCACCTGCTGACGAGGGTGAGCGGTGAGCGGACTCGACCTGCTCCTCACCGCCCTCGCGGTGCTGGCGGCGGCGAGTGCGCTGCTGGCCGTGACCGGCTCACGCGTCGTGCACTGCGCCCTGTGGCTGGTGGTGAGTCTGGGTGCGCTGGCCGGTGTGTACCTGGTGCTCGGCGCCGAGGTGGTGGCGCTGGTGCAGCTGCTGGTCTACGTCGGCGCCGTGGTGGTGCTGGTGATCTTCGCGCTGATGCTGACCCGGGCCCCGGTGGAACCGAGCAGTCGCCTGGACGCGCCGAAGGGCCAGAAGCTGGCGGCGGTGGTCGCGGGCATCTCGGTGGGCGGGATCCTGGCCGGAACGCTGATCTACGCCCTGCAGGACCTGACCGTCGAGGTGCAGGGCGAGCAGGGCAGCGCCCGGAACATCGGCCAGGCCGTGTTCTCCGGCTGGCTGCTGCCGTTCGAGCTGCTCTCGGTGCTGCTGCTGGCGGCCCTGGTGGCGGCGATCGCGGTGTCGCGTCACCTTCCCGGAACGACCGAAGACGGCGGGGAACAGTGATCCACCTGCTCGGACCGGCCGTCCTGGCCGCGGCCCTGGCGGGGATCGGGGTCTACGGCATTCTCGCCCGGCGCAACGCCGTGCTCGTGCTGATCGGCGCGGAACTCCTTCTCAACGCCGCGAACGTGTTGCTGGTGACTGCTTCGGCGCTACCGGCGGGCGGTCTGGCCGGGCTGGAGCACAGCCAGGCCTACCACGACCCGCTGATCCCGGGGCAGGTGATGACGATCTTCGTGATCACCGTCGCGGCCGCGGAGATCGGCCTGGGCCTGGCGATCGTGCTGCTGCTGTTCCGGGCCCGCGGCACTGTGGAGCTGACCGCGGTACGGGAACTGGGCGAGGCCTCGCCCACGCACACGGAGACACCGTCGTGACCGAGTCCGCCGCCATCCTCACGATCGTGCTGCCCGCCGTCTCGGCGATGCTGGGGCTGCTCATGGGCAAGGCCTGGGCCCGGGACTGGGCCGTGCTCGGCTCGCTCGGCGCCCTGGTGGCCGCGATCGTGGAACTGGTGCTGGTCGGGACCGACGGCCCGGTCACGGCGTTCGGTTTCCTCGGCCGGGCCCAGCTCGGGGGCACCACCATCGATCTGACCCTGCGCTCCGACCAGCTCTCCGCCGCGGTCGCCGCTCTGGTGGCCCTGGTCGCGTTCTGCGTGCAGATCTACTCGACGGCCTACCTGGCGGGGGAGGGCACGCCGCAAGCACCGACCCGCTACCCGGCCTACGCCGCGACGGTCTCGCTGTTCACCGCCGCGATGATGCTGGTGGTGCACTCCGCCGACCTGGTGCTGCTGCTCATCGGCTGGGAGATCATGGGCTTGGCCTCGTACCTGCTCGTCGGTCACCACAGTGAACGGGCGGGCGCGAGAGCGGCTGCCACCAAGGCTTTCCTGGTCACCCGGGTCGGCGACATCGGGGTGGTGCTGGCGGTGGTGGTGCTGATCGCGGGGGCGGGCACCACGTCGATCAGCGACCTGAACCGGGCCGCCACCGAGAATGAGATCGGCCACGGCACCGTGCTGACGGCGGGCCTGCTGCTGCTTGCCGGAGTGGTGGGCAAGTCGGCGCAGTTCCCGCTGCACATCTGGCTACCGGATGCGATGGAGGGCCCGACCCCGGTCTCGGCCCTGATCCACGCCGCGACCATGGTGGCGGCCGGGGTGTTCCTGATGGCCCGGTTGCTGCCGCTCTACCTGACCGTGCCGGGCGCCCTGCAGACCGGCGCCGTCCTGGCCTCGATCAGCATGGTCGGCGCGGCCCTGGCGGCCTTGGCCCAGACCGATCTGAAACGGCTGCTGGCCTACTCCACGATCAGTCAGGTCGCGTACATGCTCGGCGCGGTCTGCGTGGCTTCCGACCGTGAGCTGGGCTCCGGTGACCCGACAGCGCTCGCCGCCCCGGGCGTCCTCCATCTTCTCTCGCACGGAGCCTTCAAGGCGCTGCTGTTCCTGGCCGCCGGATGCATCGTGCACATCGTCGGCTCGACGGCGCTCGCCGACATGGGTGGGCTCTGGCGCACGCACCGCAGCCTGGCCGTGCTCTTCGGGATCGGGTTGCTGGGGCTGGCGGGTATCCCGCCGTTCGGGGGGTTCTGGTCGAAGGAGGCCGTGCTGTCGGCCGCCGACGAGGCTGCCCACGCCGGCACCTGGGCGGGCTGGACCGTGCTGGTCGCCGGGGTTCTCACGATCGTGCTGACCGGGCTGTACGCGGGGCGGGCCTGGGCGATCGTCGCCATGGGGCGGGGCCCGGTGCTGCCCGCGGTGGGTGACGCCGAGACCGAGGAACCGCACGAGAACGCGCACGGGCACGGGGTACCCGTCGCGATGATGCTTCCCCTGTACCTTCTGGCGATCCCGACCGTGGCCTTCGGCCTGGTACTGCTGACCCCGTTCGATCTGCTGCACGGCGTCGAGATTCAGCCCGGCACCGCGATCACCGGTGCGCTGCTCGCCCTTTCGGGGGTCGGTTGGGCGGTCTCGGCGCCTCGTCTGGGCACCCCGGACATTGCCGTGGCCCTGCCCATGAGAGCGAGATCCTTGCTGGAGAACGCTTTCTACTTCGACGTCGTGATCCGGGTACTCGTGGTGCGCCCGGTACTGGGGCTGGCGCGGACGGTGCAGATGCTCGAGCGGGACGTGGTGGACGCGTATGTGCGGGGTGTGCGGCCCACCACCGAGATCGCCGGGGCCGTGCTGCGCCGCGCCCAGACCGGTCTGGCCACGGCCTACGCGGCCTGGGTGTTCGTCGGCGCGGTCGTGCTCACCGTGGCCGGGATGGTGCTCGTATGAGCTGGTCGTCGTGGTTACTGCCGGTGTTGGTGCTGGTGCCGTTCATCGGTGCCCTGGTGCTGACGGTCCTTCCGGACCGGTTCGCCGTCCGGACCGGGCTGGGGGTCGCCCTGGTCACCCTGGCCCTGGCCGTCCTCGCCACCTACGAGACGAGCGTGGCCGGGTTCGGCCGGATGCAGCTGGAGGTACGCACCGACTGGGTGCCCGCCCTGGGCCTTCAGGCCCATCTGGGGATGGATGGGGTCAGCGCACCCCTGGTCCTGCTCACCGCTCTGCTGGCCGTGCTCGTGTGCCTGCACCTGACCCGGGTGGGACCGGGCCGTCACCTGGTGATCTGCGTGCTCGTGGTGACCGGCGGCGCCCTCGCCACCTTCACCGCGCTCGACCTGCTGCTGTTCTTCATCGCCTTCGAGACCGTGCTGATCCCGATGTGGCTGGTGATCCGGATCTGGGGTGACACGACCCAACCCGGAGGGACCGCCACCCGCGACGACGCCGCGAGCCGGTTCGTGCTCTACACCGCCACCGGCTCGGCGCTCATGCTGCTCGGGATCATCCTGGTGATCGCCCGCACCGGCACCTCCGACCTGACCGAGCTGATCGAACGCGGCGGCGCCGGGATGTCGGTGACCACCCAGACCGTGGCGGCCGGGCTGATCGTGTTCGGCCTGGCCGTGAAGACCCCGATGTGGCCGCTGCACACCTGGCTGCCCCCGGCCCACACGATCGCCCCGACCGCCGGATCGGTCCTGCTCGCCGGGATCCTGCTGAAACTCGGCACGTACGGCCTGGTGCGGGTGGCCTTGCCGGTGCTGCCCGCCGGCCTGCAGAACGTGGCCCCCTGGCTCGGCGGCTTCGCGGTGGTGGGCATCGTCTGGGCCGGTCTGGCCTGCCTGACCGAGCGCGACCTGAAGCGGCTGGTGGCGCTGTCGTCGGTGGCGCACATGGGTTTCGTGCTGCTCGGGGTGGCCTCGATGACCCCGACCGGCCTGCAGGGCGCGCTCTACGCCAATATCGCGCACGGCGTGGTGAGCGCCCTGCTGTTCTTCGTCGTCGGGGCGCTGAAAGACCGCCACCACAGCGCCGACCTGACCGTGCTCGGCCCCGGCCTGCGCGACCGGCTGCCCCGGCTGGGAGGGCTTCTCACCCTGGGCGCGGTCGCCGGTCTCGGACTGCCCGGCCTGGCCGTGTTCTGGGGTGAGCTGCTGACGATCGCCGGGGCCTGGCAGTCCTCCGCCCTCGGCGCCCTCGACCGGCCCTACGCCGTGATCGCCGCGGTCGGCACCGTGATCGCCGCCGCCTACTGGCTGCGCGTGCTGCGGCTGATCTGGCAGGGAACGCCGCTCACGGACCAGGCCGAGCTCCCCGACGCCACCCCTCACGAGACCGCCGTCACCCTTCCCCTGGTGGTGGCCACCGTCGTCCTCGGACTGTTACCCGGTCCGCTGCTGTCCACCACCGCCGGGGTGGTCCGGCTGCTCCTGCCCGGCGGGGGAGTGGTGCCGTGATGCTCACCGACATCACCGGGACGCTCACCGGTGTCCCCGAGATCGACGCGGTGGCCCTGCTCCCCGTCATTGCCCCCGTGGTCGCGCTGCTGCTGGTGCTGCTGATCGACGCCGTCCGACCGGTGAGGCCCCTGCTGAACCTGGTCACCCTGGCCGGCCTGCTCACCGCCGCCGGTGGGGTGGCCTACCTGGCGCTCGAGGGCACCGAACGCTCCACGGCCTGCTCCACCGGAGTGGTGGTGGGCACGGCCGGCCTGAGCGGGCCCTCACCCCTGCCCGAGAGCCTGAGCCCGTCCGACGTCGGCTTCGGCTGCTCCTACCTGGTTTCCGACTTCACCCTCACCGTGCAGGCGATCGTGCTGGTGGCCGCGATCGGCTGCCTGCTGCTGGCCGTCGACGGCCCGGGCGCGAAGGACCGCACCGCCCACCACACCCTGCTGCTCGCCACCGTGGCCGGTGCCACCGCCCTGGCCGGTGCCCGTGACCTGGCCACCCTCACCGTGGCCCTGGAGACCGCGACCCTGCCGGCGATCGGCCTGATCGCCCTGCGCCGCGACGCCCAGGGAGCGCAGGCCGCCGTCACCCTGCTCCTCACGGCCATCGCCTCCCTCGGCCTGCTGCTGCTCGGCATCGGCCTGCTCTTCCTGGCCACCGGCTCGCTCTACCTCTCCCGGATCGCCGATGTGCTTGCCTCCGACCCGGACGAGAAGGTGCTCGTCGTCGCGGTGGCCGGGGCGGTGCTCGCGCTTGCGGGTATCGGGTTCAAGATCTCGCTGGTGCCGTTCCACCAGTGGACGCCCGACACCTACGCGGGCGCCCCGCTGCCGATCGCCGCGCTGCTGTCCACCGTCTCCAAGGCCGCCGGGCTGGCCGCCGCCGCGGTGCTGCTGGGTATCGGGCTGCCGGCGCTGCACGCCGCCTGGGCGCCCGTGATCGGGGTGCTGGCCGCGCTGACCATGACCGTCGGCAACCTGGTGGCGTTGCGCCAGCAGGTTGCCGTGCGGCTGCTGGCCTGGTCGACCGTGGCCCAGGCGGGCTGGGTGGTGCTGCCGCTGGCGGCCTCGGGCACCACCCGCGACGGTGTGCGGGAGGCGGTCGGGGCCTCACTCGGCTACCTGCTGGCCTACGTGGTGGCCAGCCTGGCCGTGTTCGCCGTGGTGGTGCTGGTCGCGCGGCACCACCGGGCCGGTGAGGAACACACCCTGGCGGCCTACCGCGGCCTGGCTCGCACCGAACCGGTGGCGAGCGCTGTCCTGATGTTCGCCCTGGCCTGCCTGGCCGGGCTCCCGCCGGGGGTGATGGGACTGATCGCCAAGGTGGTGGCGCTGCGCCCGGTGGTGGACGCACAGCTCTGGCCGCTGGCCGTGGTCGCGGCCCTCAACGTAGCCCTGGCCCTGGCCTACTACCTGCGCTGGACCGCGCTCCTGCTCGCCACGACCGATCAGGTGACCGATCAGGCGACACCCCGGTGGCGCCTGCGCCCCGCGGAGGGGATCGTGTTGGGTGGAGCCGCGGCAGGTTGTCTGGGTCTGTCCATCGGGGCCGGGACGATCGCCGGACTGTTACCCGACCTCCTGCACTGAGGCGCCGGGAACGTGATCAAGCCGGATACCGTTGAGTTTCCTGACGGTGCCCGGTGGCACCGATCGAGAGGAGTCAGGGAGCGCCGAAATGGGCCATAGTCATTTCAACGGGCTGAAGACCGCGATTCTGCTGGGCGGGATGTCGGCCGGCCTGATGGTGGTCGGCATGGTGATGGCCGGGCAGACCGGTCTGTTCATCGCGCTGGCCATCTCACTGGCCATCAGCGGTTACCAATACTGGAACTCCGGCAAGATGGCGATCCGCTCGATGCGGGCGCGGCCGGTCAGCGAGGCCGAGCAACCGGCGATGTACCGCATCGTCCGGGAGCTCTCCAACGAGGCCCGCCAGCCGATGCCCGCGCTGTACGTGTCGCCGACGCAGGCGCCCAACGCCTTCGCCACCGGCCGCAACCCGCGGCACGCGGCGGTCTGCTGCACCGAGGGCATTCTCCAGATCCTCGACGAGCGGGAGCTGCGCGGTGTGCTCGGCCATGAGCTGATGCACGTCTACAACCGTGACATCCTCACCGCCTCGATCGCCGGTGCCCTGGCCAGCGCGGTCACGTTCATCGCCAACTTCGCCTTCTTCTTCGGCGGCAGTGACGACGACGAGCGGCCGAACTTCATCGCCATGATCGCCTTCTCGATCCTCGGCCCCCTGGCGGCCGGCATCATCCAGATGGCGATCAGCCGCACCCGTGAGTACGACGCGGACGAAGACGGCGCCAAGCTCACCGGCGACCCGCTGGCGCTGGCCTCGGCCCTGCGCAAGCTGGAGATGGGAACCCGGCAGCTGCCGCTCCCGCCCGAGCGCGAACTGGTCAACGCCAGCCACATGATGATCGCCAACCCGTTCCGCGGGGGCGGTGTGGCCAAGCTCTTCGCCACCCACCCGCCGATGGCCGACCGCATCGCCCGTCTGGAGTCGATGGCCGGTTACCGGCGCTGAGCGACCGTAAGCCCCCGGAGCCGTTGCTCCGGGGGCTTCGTCATATCTCAGAGCTTCTCGAGGTCCGGCTCCTCCAGGAGCAACTTCACCTCGGCGGGCGTCAGGGAACCCGCCTCCAGCCGCTTCTTGTCCAGCCACGCCGCGAGCAGGGTCCGGGCGGTGGACGCGTCACAGCCCAGCCGCG
The Kineosporia sp. NBRC 101731 genome window above contains:
- a CDS encoding NADH-quinone oxidoreductase subunit B family protein, with protein sequence MPVLRSQVPAELGPLSAVAPHPLRLVLNWGRRYSLWVFNFGLACCAIEFIAASMARHDFIRLGVIPFANGPRQADLMVVSGTVTDKMAPAVRRLWEQMPEPKYAISFGACSNSGGPYWDSYCVTKGVDQIIPIDVYVPGCPPRPEALLQGIVKLQEKIATENLSARYGSRRRGAASLSRGLVSKGAHA
- a CDS encoding TetR family transcriptional regulator C-terminal domain-containing protein yields the protein MARQQAEIRREEILRAAAAVVGRKGFARTRVADVAAELGISAGLVFYHFDSKERLLSEAFVMASDRDLDAMDAAIAGPGTHAERVRNVIRLYQQISSDPGDREVWSHNIDAWAEGRYTAEIREVVRRNDARWRHGLTRLVAAGAEAGEFTCPDPQEAALRICVMLDGLAVATQVRGTLAKGRARAWAEEHAARELGLPAPVFPVQQLPPAQR
- a CDS encoding VOC family protein; translation: MTCAFCLFPGARDAQEQNAPTTPSGLIAALLAVFPFVERVTGIGGLFFRSKDPERLAAWYEDHLGVTPVPLTYEEAPWISQSGPTVFAAFADDAEHFGRPQQQWMVNFRVRDLDAMVAQLRRAGIAVEVDEEIYPNGRFARVHDPEGNPVELWEP
- the nuoH gene encoding NADH-quinone oxidoreductase subunit NuoH, yielding MTLDAGLVAEIVLRTLAVLVAFLTLPLVVGQTEHKVMAHMQGRLGPMYAGGFHGWAQLVADGVKFLQKEDIVPDRADAGVFRLAPGVALVPYLVAMAVIPLSPDWVAADVDAGLLFVLAASAVAVLGTLMAGWSSGNKYALLGSMRAAAQLLAYELPLVLAAASVAMAAGTLSLTGIGEAWQWWWLFWQAPALIVFVVAGLAEVQRPPFDMPIADSELVAGPYTEYTGLRFALFLLSEYAGIVVLSALTAVLFLGGWHGPFSDTLGPLWTLLKTGMVAVVVIWLRVAWPRLREDQLQRLAWAGLVPVALAQLALTAVVVVA
- a CDS encoding GNAT family N-acetyltransferase, producing MSNSPVTDLVFRDVPFDSPEAVSLIAEVQQEYVVRYGGPDDTPVDPAEFAPPSGLFTIAEAGGELAGCVGLRGNPAEGEGSVEMKRLYVRPGFRRHGLARRLLASAELRAMALGYTRLILETGTKQPEAVALYRSAGYLPHAGFGLYQHEEGALHFVKNLD
- the nuoK gene encoding NADH-quinone oxidoreductase subunit NuoK yields the protein MIHLLGPAVLAAALAGIGVYGILARRNAVLVLIGAELLLNAANVLLVTASALPAGGLAGLEHSQAYHDPLIPGQVMTIFVITVAAAEIGLGLAIVLLLFRARGTVELTAVRELGEASPTHTETPS
- a CDS encoding proton-conducting transporter membrane subunit is translated as MTESAAILTIVLPAVSAMLGLLMGKAWARDWAVLGSLGALVAAIVELVLVGTDGPVTAFGFLGRAQLGGTTIDLTLRSDQLSAAVAALVALVAFCVQIYSTAYLAGEGTPQAPTRYPAYAATVSLFTAAMMLVVHSADLVLLLIGWEIMGLASYLLVGHHSERAGARAAATKAFLVTRVGDIGVVLAVVVLIAGAGTTSISDLNRAATENEIGHGTVLTAGLLLLAGVVGKSAQFPLHIWLPDAMEGPTPVSALIHAATMVAAGVFLMARLLPLYLTVPGALQTGAVLASISMVGAALAALAQTDLKRLLAYSTISQVAYMLGAVCVASDRELGSGDPTALAAPGVLHLLSHGAFKALLFLAAGCIVHIVGSTALADMGGLWRTHRSLAVLFGIGLLGLAGIPPFGGFWSKEAVLSAADEAAHAGTWAGWTVLVAGVLTIVLTGLYAGRAWAIVAMGRGPVLPAVGDAETEEPHENAHGHGVPVAMMLPLYLLAIPTVAFGLVLLTPFDLLHGVEIQPGTAITGALLALSGVGWAVSAPRLGTPDIAVALPMRARSLLENAFYFDVVIRVLVVRPVLGLARTVQMLERDVVDAYVRGVRPTTEIAGAVLRRAQTGLATAYAAWVFVGAVVLTVAGMVLV
- a CDS encoding NADH-quinone oxidoreductase subunit C translates to MSVDAAGTPVVDVPASGWVAAATCARDELDLDFLDWLSAVDEPEGDPAGLDVVLHLAGSDSFGSSDRRVRRLLLRTRVPNRDLNLPSLTSLWPGVAWHERETHEMFGLTFTGFSDGSGAGLRPLLLPDGFEGTPLRKSFVLAARAAKAWPGAKDPGDSGAKAPTRRKTLPPGVPDPSWGPHEPGTPREVASEPPRRASRAGIPERPARIARATSRVVRTTEAPIEATGARASVDPAKTSVVPAAAGALAPASPSEPNETAASTPASTPASTPASTATDDPSAHTELPASTPERDA
- a CDS encoding NADH-quinone oxidoreductase subunit J, with translation MSGLDLLLTALAVLAAASALLAVTGSRVVHCALWLVVSLGALAGVYLVLGAEVVALVQLLVYVGAVVVLVIFALMLTRAPVEPSSRLDAPKGQKLAAVVAGISVGGILAGTLIYALQDLTVEVQGEQGSARNIGQAVFSGWLLPFELLSVLLLAALVAAIAVSRHLPGTTEDGGEQ
- a CDS encoding 4Fe-4S binding protein; the encoded protein is MTNPQHDDAGSPDGHRHGVGGGLVSGLATTARALARHTHTQEYPDVRPDLPPRSRGVIALLAENCTSCMLCARECPDWCIYIESHKEEVPAPEPGGRPRQKNVLDRFAIDFSLCMYCGICIEACPFDALFWSPEFEYAEFDIRDLLHESDRLESWMASVPPPPLPDPGAVEAKEVGVARTAADKAIAAYEASLARKREAEDPDATTPMVPVDDQAGETSISTDETTELPPVTDETQVLPPADEGER